Part of the Porites lutea chromosome 14, jaPorLute2.1, whole genome shotgun sequence genome, TCCCTTTTGCAGCAGTGCGGGGACTGTGTGAACGAAAATACCGATGGGGGGCACGGAGAATTTCTTGCAAGGCGTCTAGAGGAATATCAACGCACTTTGCGGGTGATGTATGGTCGAGTTACGGAGTTAGCCCAGGACTACTGCAGCAGAATCAGGCTGGATCAGTCCCCGCAGTGCTGCAAAAGGGAGAGTAAACCTTCGAAAAATTCACTTGCATTTGGAATATAGAAACGATCAGAAGCCATCTTGAATTCCAACCTGTGTTCTCGTTTTCAGTCCCTCTCGGAAACAGAAATGATCAAAAACTGTCGTCTctcttcttgatttaaaaaacatacatcttgatttagaaaacgtaTGTCTTGATACATGACAAGAAACACGTGGGAATTGAcattaaattctacaatcttgacacattcaaaaagcaagtTGATGCTAATTGTATCGATCTTGACAGTGAATTtgtggatttgaattataaagttgcatctttgatattttgtcacttttggcgtagcatacTATATAGGGTACACAGTTACTGTCAACGTCAAGGAAAGTTTTCCTTATTTAAGAATCATGTTTCACGGCTCTTCAACGACTAGGCTCAATACATCAACTCCACATTTGGATGTTTGTAGTTTTTATCGCAATGTCCGTGATGGGGACGTCGCTCCGCAAGATATCCTAGTTTTGGTGGGCGCCATCAACGCCCTTCTATCCGTTGTAGCTGTTACGGGAAACACGTTAATTTTAACGGTAATATGGAAGAACTCATCGCTTCGAAGTCCTTCGTATATTCTATTAGTTGGGCTGGCAGCCACGGACTTTGCTACTGGTCTGATCACGCAGCCGTTATACGTTGCTTACATTTTTGCGGGACATAATTGCACTGTAGTCGCAGCCGCCGATGTTGCCAGTCACTATTTTTCCATTGTAACTGCCGAGACGATCACGATGATGTCTGTAGAAAGATGGTTGCACATGAGTCGTCGATCGCTAATAACTGCAAGGCGCGCCTATGTAATTTACGGAATACTCCTATTCCTTCCAGTTGCCTACTTGCCTCTCCACCTGTGGTCACTCTCGATGCAGCCGTCCGGAGATTTCTGGGAACCTCTTCTCCACGGAGGtttaagtgttattttattttcgaCAACATTGTTATCCTATTATAAAGTATTTGGAATAATTCGAAATCAACTAAGACGCGTTCAAGCGGGCCAGACAAGCCAAAGCTCTCCGATGGCCACTATTAAATACAAGAAATCAgtttacacaatttttttcatattattaGTTTTCTTGCTTTGCTATTTGCCGCatggaattattatttttgcccaCTCTTTGTGGACAATGTCAGCAGTGACCTTTAATGTGGTTTGGCATTTCACAGCTACTCTCGTTTTGATATCTTCGTCAATAAATCCTCTTCTTTACTATTGGAGAATAAGAGAAATTCGACTTGGAGTTAAACGATTAATGAGAGGAATTATTTGCTAACGGTTTAAATGAAATTGTATAAAAGATCTCTCTCgctttcctgtttttttttttttcaaaaaagcggTGGCAAATGAATTACAATCATGAGTTATCGACGTGAAGTATGGTTCAGTAATATAATCAGCTCTGACTGCGCAAAGAACAATAAATTGTTAATAGTAAAATGATCTTTTACTTGTACGAATTAATGTTGTGAAATGCAgagaaaatgtattttgagcTAAAGTAACTTAAGAGTATTGCTAAAGTTTTAATTACTGAAACGACCAGTTGATGTGAAGTTGTAAATTCAATTTTAGGAAGCTCGTAGTAGACTAGAAATCAGCTTGAATATAAAGAAAGGCAGCTTTAACCTGACTGATCTCATTTAAGGATTTATTCTATACATTGTTAtgatcaatattattattattattattattattattattattattattattattaagtaaaTTGACTGTCTTGTTCACGAAATGTTGCACATCAAACAATTAAGACTGTGCTTGAACGTGCAGACGAATTCTATCCGTGCTAAAGTCTTTGTCTAGTTTACTtcatttataacaaaaataggCATATTTAGAAAACTTTAACTGCACTCGTATTCATTTATTTCCGATTCCTTGATAATGGCATCATGAGGTCGTTTAATAGGTCTCGTTAGTTCTTACTTGTTTATAATTTTCTAaatcattattaataattattaatttttagattttaaaaagaaacatttagcTGATTTAAGTAACAAATTTAGCTGATTTAACACGGTATATTTACAAGAACTAAGCAAACAACAGGAGAAGCGAAAATTGTTTCTTCGTATCCACgaaaaagaagactgagaaTAAAACTGTCTTCAA contains:
- the LOC140924052 gene encoding cannabinoid receptor 2-like — its product is MFHGSSTTRLNTSTPHLDVCSFYRNVRDGDVAPQDILVLVGAINALLSVVAVTGNTLILTVIWKNSSLRSPSYILLVGLAATDFATGLITQPLYVAYIFAGHNCTVVAAADVASHYFSIVTAETITMMSVERWLHMSRRSLITARRAYVIYGILLFLPVAYLPLHLWSLSMQPSGDFWEPLLHGGLSVILFSTTLLSYYKVFGIIRNQLRRVQAGQTSQSSPMATIKYKKSVYTIFFILLVFLLCYLPHGIIIFAHSLWTMSAVTFNVVWHFTATLVLISSSINPLLYYWRIREIRLGVKRLMRGIIC